A region of Oryctolagus cuniculus chromosome 3, mOryCun1.1, whole genome shotgun sequence DNA encodes the following proteins:
- the LOC100338646 gene encoding kelch repeat and BTB domain-containing protein 7 yields MQSREDAPRPHCLASVRGGRRPATTSKASVSAFFTGPEELQDSAHSAALLAQLKSFYDARLLCDVTIEVVSPGCGPGTGRLFPCNRNVLAAACPYFRSMFTGGMHESQQARVTLHDVDAASFEALVEYCYTGRVSLSEANVQRLYTASDMLQLEYVREACASFLARRLDLANCTAILKFADAFGHPSLRSQAQAYIARNFKQLSGMSSVREESLADLTLAQLLAILRLDSLDVASELTVCHVALQWLEAAPEERGPSAAEVFRCIRWSLFTEGDWSYLEGLLTKPIVRKYCLDVIEGARRMRCGNMLCKALGPVPDSGTSSRSSSSLVSAGENPPQRLGMCAKEMVVFFGHPRNPFLCYDPYSGDMYTMPSPLTTVARTKTITSSAVCVSPDHDIYLAAQPRKDLWVYKPAQNSWQQLADCLLCREGMDVAYLNGYIYILGGRDPVTGVKLKEVECYSVQRNQWALVAPVPHSFYSFELLVVQNYLYAVNNKRMLCYDPSHNLWLSCASLNCSDFQEACVFNDEIYCICDIPVMKVYNPARGEWRRIQNIPLDSEVHNYQIVNHDRKLLLVTSTSPQWIKNRVTVYEYDTRGDQWVTVGAMLGLLQFESGFICLCARVYPSCLVPGQSFITEDDDAQSESSTEWDLDVLSEPDSESGSSSSFSDAEVWVQVAPQRSAQDQQC; encoded by the coding sequence ATGCAGTCTCGGGAAGACGCTCCGCGTCCTCACTGCCTCGCCAGTGTCCGCGGTGGGCGGCGGCCCGCGACGACTTCCAAAGCCTCGGTTTCAGCCTTTTTCACGGGGCCAGAGGAGTTACAGGACTCGGCCCATTCTGCAGCCCTGCTGGCACAGCTCAAGTCGTTCTATGACGCGCGGCTGCTGTGCGATGTGACCATCGAGGTGGTGTCGCCCGGCTGCGGGCCTGGCACCGGGCGCCTGTTCCCCTGCAACCGCAACGTGCTGGCCGCCGCGTGCCCCTACTTCCGGAGCATGTTCACGGGCGGCATGCACGAGAGCCAGCAGGCCCGCGTGACCCTGCACGACGTGGATGCCGCATCCTTCGAGGCCCTGGTGGAGTACTGCTACACGGGCCGTGTGTCCCTGAGCGAGGCCAACGTGCAGCGCCTCTACACCGCCTCCGACATGCTGCAGCTCGAGTACGTGCGGGAAGCCTGCGCCTCCTTCCTGGCCCGCCGTCTCGATCTGGCCAACTGCACGGCCATCCTCAAGTTTGCTGATGCCTTTGGCCACCCCAGTCTGAGATCTCAGGCCCAGGCCTACATAGCTCGCAACTTCAAGCAGCTCAGCGGGATGAGTTCGGTTCGGGAGGAGTCTCTGGCCGACCTGACgctggcccagctgctggccaTCCTGCGCCTGGACAGTCTGGACGTAGCGAGTGAGCTGACGGTGTGCCACGTGGCCCTGCAGTGGCTGGAAGCCGCCCCGGAAGAGCGGGGTCCCAGCGCTGCCGAGGTCTTCAGGTGTATCCGCTGGTCGCTCTTCACCGAAGGCGATTGGAGCTACCTGGAAGGGCTGCTGACCAAGCCCATCGTGAGGAAGTACTGCCTGGACGTTATTGAAGGGGCCCGGCGGATGCGCTGTGGTAACATGTTGTGCAAGGCACTGGGGCCCGTGCCAGACAGCGGcaccagcagcaggagcagcagctcgCTTGTATCCGCAGGAGAAAATCCACCCCAGAGGCTGGGTATGTGTGCCAAGGAGATGGTGGTCTTCTTTGGACATCCCCGAAATCCCTTTCTCTGCTACGACCCATACTCGGGGGACATGTATACAATGCCTTCGCCGTTAACCACCGTGGCTCGCACTAAGACCATAACCTCCTCTGCTGTCTGCGTCTCTCCAGACCATGACATCTATCTAGCTGCCCAGCCCAGGAAAGACCTCTGGGTGTACAAACCAGCCCAAAATAGCTGGCAGCAACTCGCAGACTGCTTGCTGTGTCGCGAAGGCATGGATGTGGCCTATCTCAATGGCTACATTTACATTTTGGGTGGCCGAGACCCAGTGACCGGAGTTAAGCTGAAGGAAGTGGAATGCTACAGTGTTCAGAGGAACCAGTGGGCACTAGTGGCTCCTGTGCCCCATTCCTTCTATTCCTTTGAACTCCTAGTGGTCCAGAACTATCTTTATGCTGTCAACAATAAGCGCATGCTCTGCTATGACCCTAGCCACAATCTGTGGCTGAGCTGCGCTTCTCTTAATTGCAGCGACTTTCAGGAAGCGTGTGTCTTCAACGATGAGATCTATTGTATCTGTGACATACCAGTTATGAAGGTCTACAACCCAGCTAGGGGAGAGTGGAGGCGGATTCAGAATATTCCCTTGGACTCAGAGGTCCACAACTACCAGATTGTCAATCATGACCGAAAGTTGCTGCTGGTGACGTCCACCAGCCCTCAATGGATAAAGAACCGGGTGACTGTGTATGAATACGACACAAGGGGAGACCAGTGGGTTACCGTAGGCGCCATGTTAGGTCTTCTGCAGTTTGAGTCCGGCTTTATTTGCCTCTGTGCTCGTGTTTATCCCTCTTGCCTTGTACCTGGTCAGAGCTTCATCACTGAGGACGACGATGCTCAAAGTGAGTCTAGCACGGAATGGGACTTAGATGTGTTGAGTGAGCCAGACTCAGAGTCAGGAAGTTCAAGTTCTTTTTCTGATGCTGAAGTGTGGGTGCAGGTGGCACCTCAGCGGAGTGCCCAGGACCAGCAGTGCTGA